One window of the Corticium candelabrum chromosome 7, ooCorCand1.1, whole genome shotgun sequence genome contains the following:
- the LOC134182539 gene encoding uncharacterized protein LOC134182539 isoform X2: MSEDLDIAPIASSKSATEDRQESMPDVGQDDERACHENISTISSPFLTNTAGKIVYIEFLLSSDTCLFSIDFFTTDDDSGIAFHMEIRSDDQLVTFNSEKDNTWGQTETTARFPFEHGGRFVLTIETTAGCYETKVNGKLLYAFNHRWPIESVKRFRMIQEQLKDVQVSVNGSWTIKNLTNVRVLITSRCSGLNLLVKKDGKTVTTGTHKSAKAQFHFAHR, translated from the exons ATGAGTGAAGACCTCGACATTGCAC CTATAGCTTCTAGCAAAAGTGCAACGGAGGACCGCCAAGAAAGCATGCCAGACGTAGGCCAGGACGACGAGAGGGCTTGTCACGAG aatATTTCTACAATTTCTTCTCCTTTCTTGACGAATACTGCGGGAAAAATTGTCTACATCGAATTTCTGCTATCAAGTGACACGTGCCTCTTTTCCATCGATTTCTTCACGACTGATGACGACAGTGGAATTGCTTTTCACATGGAAATACGATCTGATGACCAACTTGTAACCTTCAATTCTGAGAAAGATAACACTTGgggacaaacagaaacaacagctcGATTTCCGTTTGAACATGGAGGACGTTTCGTCTTGACAATCGAGACAACAGCTGGATGCTATGAGACAAAAGTGAATGGCAAGCTTCTGTATGCTTTTAACCATCGATGGCCCATAGAATCAGTCAAACGATTTCGGATGATTCAAGAGCAATTGAAAGACGTACAAGTGTCAGTTAAT GGTTCGTGGACTATCAAAAATTTGACTAACGTCCGTGTCTTGATCACAAGCAGGTGCTCCGGCCTCAACCTGCTGGTCAAGAAGGATGGCAAAACTGTCACAACTGGGACACACAAAAGTGCAAAAG CTCAGTTTCATTTTGCCCATCGATGA
- the LOC134182539 gene encoding galectin-4-like isoform X3 gives MSEDLDIAPIASSKSATEDRQESMPDVGQDDERACHENISTISSPFLTNTAGKIVYIEFLLSSDTCLFSIDFFTTDDDSGIAFHMEIRSDDQLVTFNSEKDNTWGQTETTARFPFEHGGRFVLTIETTAGCYETKVNGKLLYAFNHRWPIESVKRFRMIQEQLKDVQVSVNVLRPQPAGQEGWQNCHNWDTQKCKRLWSQQFTILFSFALFLIQ, from the exons ATGAGTGAAGACCTCGACATTGCAC CTATAGCTTCTAGCAAAAGTGCAACGGAGGACCGCCAAGAAAGCATGCCAGACGTAGGCCAGGACGACGAGAGGGCTTGTCACGAG aatATTTCTACAATTTCTTCTCCTTTCTTGACGAATACTGCGGGAAAAATTGTCTACATCGAATTTCTGCTATCAAGTGACACGTGCCTCTTTTCCATCGATTTCTTCACGACTGATGACGACAGTGGAATTGCTTTTCACATGGAAATACGATCTGATGACCAACTTGTAACCTTCAATTCTGAGAAAGATAACACTTGgggacaaacagaaacaacagctcGATTTCCGTTTGAACATGGAGGACGTTTCGTCTTGACAATCGAGACAACAGCTGGATGCTATGAGACAAAAGTGAATGGCAAGCTTCTGTATGCTTTTAACCATCGATGGCCCATAGAATCAGTCAAACGATTTCGGATGATTCAAGAGCAATTGAAAGACGTACAAGTGTCAGTTAAT GTGCTCCGGCCTCAACCTGCTGGTCAAGAAGGATGGCAAAACTGTCACAACTGGGACACACAAAAGTGCAAAAGGTTGTGGTCTCAACAATTCACCATTTTGTTTAGCTTTGCATTATTTCTTATTCAATAG
- the LOC134182539 gene encoding uncharacterized protein LOC134182539 isoform X1, which translates to MSEDLDIAPIASSKSATEDRQESMPDVGQDDERACHENISTISSPFLTNTAGKIVYIEFLLSSDTCLFSIDFFTTDDDSGIAFHMEIRSDDQLVTFNSEKDNTWGQTETTARFPFEHGGRFVLTIETTAGCYETKVNGKLLYAFNHRWPIESVKRFRMIQEQLKDVQVSVNGSWTIKNLTNVRVLITSRCSGLNLLVKKDGKTVTTGTHKSAKGCGLNNSPFCLALHYFLFNSSVSFCPSMI; encoded by the exons ATGAGTGAAGACCTCGACATTGCAC CTATAGCTTCTAGCAAAAGTGCAACGGAGGACCGCCAAGAAAGCATGCCAGACGTAGGCCAGGACGACGAGAGGGCTTGTCACGAG aatATTTCTACAATTTCTTCTCCTTTCTTGACGAATACTGCGGGAAAAATTGTCTACATCGAATTTCTGCTATCAAGTGACACGTGCCTCTTTTCCATCGATTTCTTCACGACTGATGACGACAGTGGAATTGCTTTTCACATGGAAATACGATCTGATGACCAACTTGTAACCTTCAATTCTGAGAAAGATAACACTTGgggacaaacagaaacaacagctcGATTTCCGTTTGAACATGGAGGACGTTTCGTCTTGACAATCGAGACAACAGCTGGATGCTATGAGACAAAAGTGAATGGCAAGCTTCTGTATGCTTTTAACCATCGATGGCCCATAGAATCAGTCAAACGATTTCGGATGATTCAAGAGCAATTGAAAGACGTACAAGTGTCAGTTAAT GGTTCGTGGACTATCAAAAATTTGACTAACGTCCGTGTCTTGATCACAAGCAGGTGCTCCGGCCTCAACCTGCTGGTCAAGAAGGATGGCAAAACTGTCACAACTGGGACACACAAAAGTGCAAAAGGTTGTGGTCTCAACAATTCACCATTTTGTTTAGCTTTGCATTATTTCTTATTCAATAGCTCAGTTTCATTTTGCCCATCGATGATATAG